Proteins encoded together in one Oncorhynchus masou masou isolate Uvic2021 chromosome 3, UVic_Omas_1.1, whole genome shotgun sequence window:
- the LOC135507653 gene encoding protein-lysine 6-oxidase-like produces the protein MAKWSVLLFYLLQGLVHLITGQQQPPRERQGPWRQRIQWENNGKVYSLMSTGSEYQPPARPRSQSRVYMSTGRDGTGQTQPGTREGTMAHRRPGPIESNVGGHLRDQTNNVLDPASAHLGHDSRQYLVPNARQSGARSQPEVPYRAGVAGSPGARRYSPENTYRVNASVPGLLPEFSGSGVPRRGTPVTQDVTWDARSGLPASSSRGMEVVPVPGVEYQEMRAEPGASISRQPALTDNSNARYVIPNRRGTPPGPGPVNAAETSNEAASNGEDMVSDDPRNPFKNHRNSVFYNMYSSRGRTPVARTRRPRPPASVPGTRYFQNGLPDLVPDPYAIQAGAYIQRMQMYSLRCAAEENCLARSASTARDIDYRVLLRFPQKVKNQGTTDFLPVKPRHQWEWHSCHQHYHSMDAFSSYDLLDVTTGRKVAEGHKASFCLEDTGCDAGFRRRYACTAHTQGLSPGCHDTYAANIDCQWIDITDVPAGNYFLRVIVNPSYHVQESDYSNNVVRCDITYTGTQVQTRNCRVTR, from the exons ATGGCGAAGTGGTCTGTTTTACTCTTCTACCTCCTCCAAGGACTGGTTCATCTCATTACCGGGCAGCAGCAGCCGCCACGCGAACGACAGGGGCCTTGGCGACAGAGGATTCAGTGGGAGAATAACGGTAAGGTGTACAGTTTGATGAGCACCGGGTCAGAGTATCAACCACCGGCGCGGCCGAGAAGCCAATCCAGAGTCTACATGAGCACTGGGAGGGATGGCACCGGTCAGACGCAGCCTGGAACGCGGGAAGGCACAATGGCGCACAGAAGACCTGGACCAATCGAATCGAACGTAGGTGGACATTTACGGGACCAAACCAACAACGTTCTAGATCCTGCATCAGCACATTTAGGACATGATAGTAGACAGTATCTGGTACCCAATGCTCGCCAGTCAGGGGCCAGGTCGCAGCCCGAGGTGCCATACCGAGCGGGAGTGGCGGGGTCCCCTGGCGCACGGCGCTACTCACCAGAGAACACTTACCGTGTAAACGCCTCGGTCCCTGGGCTGCTCCCCGAGTTCTCCGGTAGCGGCGTACCGAGGAGAGGAACCCCTGTCACTCAGGATGTTACCTGGGATGCTCGCTCGGGGCTTCCCGCCTCTTCATCCCGAGGCATGGAGGTAGTGCCTGTACCGGGCGTAGAATACCAAGAGATGCGCGCGGAGCCCGGTGCATCCATCTCCAGGCAACCCGCACTAACGGATAATTCCAACGCACGTTATGTCATCCCTAACCGGAGGGGTACTCCTCCAGGACCCGGACCCGTTAACGCTGCTGAGACATCGAATGAGGCAGCAAGTAATGGCGAGGACATGGTCTCGGACGACCCTCGGAACCCGTTTAAAAACCACCGGAATTCCGTCTTCTACAACATGTATTCCTCCAGAGGCAGAACGCCCGTAGCACGCACGCGGCGGCCGCGTCCCCCGGCGTCCGTCCCCGGCACTAGATATTTTCAGAATG GGCTCCCAGATCTCGTCCCAGACCCGTATGCCATCCAGGCAGGTGCATACATCCAGCGGATGCAGATGTACTCGCTGCGCTGTGCGGCCGAGGAGAACTGTTTGGCGAG GTCAGCGAGCACAGCAAGGGACATAGACTACAGAGTACTGCTCCGCTTCCCCCAGAAAGTCAAGAACCAGGGCACCACTGACTTCCTTCCTGTTAAACCGAGACACCAGTGGGAATGGCACAGCTGTCACCA ACACTACCACAGTATGGATGCCTTCAGTAGCTATGACCTGCTCGATGTGACAACAGGAAGGAAGGTAGCTGAGGGACACAAGGCCAGCTTCTGTCTGGAGGACACAGGATGTGATGCTGGATTTAGACGCAGATATGCCTGCACCGCCCATACACAG GGGCTGAGTCCAGGCTGTCATGACACCTATGCTGCCAATATTGACTGTCAGTGGATCGACATCACTGATGTTCCTGCAGGAAACTACTTCCTGAGG GTCATAGTGAATCCCAGTTATCATGTTCAAGAGTCGGATTATTCCAACAACGTGGTGCGGTGTGATATCACATACACGGGTACTCAGGTTCAGACACGGAACTGTCGGGTAACCAGGTAA